A genomic region of Gossypium hirsutum isolate 1008001.06 chromosome D01, Gossypium_hirsutum_v2.1, whole genome shotgun sequence contains the following coding sequences:
- the LOC107921337 gene encoding trihelix transcription factor ASR3: protein MSNPLPPPPPPSTHHHQHQPLNIITPATTSATTMTSAPNREYRKGNWTIQETLTLITAKRLDDERRAKPSTSSPSKPGELRWKWIENYCWDHGCFRSQNQCNDKWDNLLRDYKKVRQYQSSHSQSQSSHPFLSYWSMERHQRKLHNLPTNMSPEVFEALNDVLQRKLNTQQQPHLHQPSFSQSPEQLPLKTDQNPPEVDAPVTVSEESDSSETESSENLDSKTKRKKVRKIGSSIMRSASVLAQTLKSCEENKEKRHQQVMELEHRRLQIEETRNEVNRKGITDLVAAMTNLSGAIQSLIANHYDQT, encoded by the exons ATGTCCAACCctctaccaccaccaccaccaccttcaACCCACCACCATCAACACCAACCACTGAACATCATCACACCAGCCACAACCTCGGCGACCACCATGACCTCCGCCCCGAACCGTGAATACCGCAAAGGAAACTGGACAATCCAAGAAACCCTAACACTCATAACAGCCAAAAGACTAGACGACGAACGGCGTGCCAAACCTTCCACAAGCTCACCTTCAAAACCAGGAGAATTAAGGTGGAAATGGATCGAAAACTATTGCTGGGACCATGGCTGTTTCCGTAGCCAAAACCAATGCAACGACAAATGGGATAACCTACTCCGTGACTACAAAAAGGTCCGACAGTACCAATCCTCCCACTCTCAATCCCAATCCTCCCATCCCTTCCTCTCTTACTGGTCCATGGAAAGACACCAACGTAAGCTCCATAACTTGCCCACCAACATGTCTCCTGAAGTCTTCGAAGCCCTCAACGATGTTCTTCAAAGAAAACTCAACACCCAACAACAGCCCCACCTCCACCAACCTTCTTTTTCTCAATCACCTGAGCAACTGCCTCTCAAGACTGACCAGAACCCACCGGAGGTTGATGCTCCGGTAACAGTTTCAG AGGAATCAGATTCTTCAGAGACAGAGTCAAGTGAAAATCTGGATTCCAAGACCAAACGCAAAAAAGTTAGGAAAATCGGTTCAAGCATAATGCGAAGTGCTTCGGTTTTGGCTCAAACCCTTAAAAGCTGCGAAGAGAATAAAGAGAAACGGCACCAACAAGTGATGGAACTCGAACACCGTCGACTCCAAATCGAAGAAACTCGAAACGAAGTCAACCGAAAAGGTATTACGGATCTGGTTGCCGCCATGACCAACTTATCTGGAGCTATTCAATCCCTCATCGCCAACCATTACGATCAAAcgtaa